Part of the Permianibacter fluminis genome, CGCTGGTGGGATGTCGATATCGGTGATCGCGAACTGGTGTTGTGGGGTTCACCCATTGAAGTGAACACGCAAGATCGGGTCAAGCAACTGCGCGACTGGCTGCTGCGCAGTCAGTTGGTGCCGGCGTTTGATCTGGCTGAACCGGGCATTCGGCATTTCCTCGGCGAATACCGCAAGTTCAAACCGCAGATGCTGTTCGGCTATCCGTCGGCGATGGCGCGGGTCGGCAAGTTTGTCGAGCAGCAGAAAATCGCGCTGGACAATACTGAGCTGAAAGTGGCGTTCGTCACCTCCGAGCGGCTATATCCGGAACAACGTGAACAAATCCAGCGGGTGTTCGGCGCACCGGTGGCCAATGGCTACGGCGGTCGCGATGCCGGCTTTCTCGCCCATGAATGCCCGCATGGCGGCATGCACATCATGGCCGAAGACGTGATCATCGAAACCATCGGTGCTAACGGCCTGCCCACTCCGCCCGGCGTTGCCGGCGAAGTTACGGTCACCCATCTGCGCACTGGCGATTTTCCGTTTGTCCGCTACCGTACCGGCGATGTCGCGGTGCTGTCGGATCAGCGTTGCAGTTGCGGTCGTGGTCTGCCGCTGATTGCCAATCTGGAAGGTCGCAGCACCGATTTCGTGGTCGCGGAAAATGGCACCGTAATGCATGGGCTGGCGCTGATTTACGTGGTGCGCGATATCGACGGCGTTGATGCCTTCCGGATCATCCAGCACAGCATCAATCAGCTGGAAGTGCTGATTGTCAGCAACAGCTGGAACGCCAGCAAACAGCAACAGGTTGTGCGCGGCATGCAGGCACGGCTCGGCAGTGGCGTGCAGGTCAGCGTCAATGTGGTGGATCACATCGCCACCGAGGCCAATGGCAAGTTTCGTTACATCATCAGCAAAGTGGCCAGCTAATGTTCAACGACAGTAAACCTCCGAGATTTATGCAACCGATGAATTTCGCTACATTGGTCGCGCTGGCTCGCTGGCATGCGGCTCGTGACGGCATTCCGGCTTGGCGCCAGATCCTGGAAGCAATCACTTTGCGCCTGCTGCGAGGGCACTCGATTCAGTACTATTATTTTGCACGATGCTATCGTCGCTCTTTGCGCTGGCAGGAAAAATGGCATCACTTCAGCATTCCAGAATATGACCGACTGTGCGACAGACTGAACCCGCACCGAGCCACATTTCGGTTTAAAACCATCCAAAAATGCCTGTTCTTGCAGACCGGAATTCCGACGCCACACCTCATTGGCTATCTGCATACAAACGAGGGATGGTCCAGCACCGGCCAGCGCCTTTGTGATGCCAACGATCTTTCTACAGTTTTGGCTGGGTACGTGGGCAGCGACATCATCATCAAGGACGCCCACGGCAGTGGTGGCGAAGACTGCCATGCTTTCACCGTGGTGGGGAATGGTGCTGAAATTTTGTTGCGAAGCGGTCGGCAGGCGAATCTGCAACCGACCAGTTCAATTTTTAGTTTGCTGGCAAGTCATAAACATGGCTACCTCATCGAATCACGCTTCGAACAACACCCGCAGCTAGCTGCGTTGAATGAAAGCTCGGTGAATACCATTCGGGTACTTGTGGCAAGGGCCGCTCGCGATATCAAGGTTGTGGGCGCTTTCTTGCGGGTCGGCAGCCCGGGCGCATTGGTCGACAACACAGCTGCCGGGGGTCTCATTGTGAAGCTGGATGAGCAGCGTGGTGTACCACTGGAAATTACGACTGGAGACCTTTGTCGCCGTCAGTACTCGCAATTTCCGGGTACCGAACTGCGCTGCGCGGATGTTCAATTGCCATTTTGGCAAGAGACGCTGCAACTGGCAGTAGAAACCTTGCGTCGACTGCCGGAGACGGGCATTGCCGGATTAGACATCGCAATCGGCATTGACGGTCCAGCGGTTCTTGAAATCAATACCAATAGTCCGTCCATTCTGGGATTTGCCTCTTTTGATAAGCCCGGCCGCATGATTTTCAAAACCTTGGACCTGCCGCTCAACTGAGCTTTTTTCCAACCCACTTCGCCGCTGAATCTGAAGCTGAGCAATATTTTCTGTTCCGGTACAGCAGCGAAGCCA contains:
- a CDS encoding phenylacetate--CoA ligase family protein produces the protein MSLYTRLCSQLLFPLHEQLKGHRSVALRRELEKSQWLDAAALKKLQQQRLQQFMRRIAQEVPYYQRLFAERSLRPDDIQTAADLVKLPLLDKPTIRAHTEQLKARGATRLKRYNTGGSSGQPLIFFLGERTDHDVAAKWRVTRWWDVDIGDRELVLWGSPIEVNTQDRVKQLRDWLLRSQLVPAFDLAEPGIRHFLGEYRKFKPQMLFGYPSAMARVGKFVEQQKIALDNTELKVAFVTSERLYPEQREQIQRVFGAPVANGYGGRDAGFLAHECPHGGMHIMAEDVIIETIGANGLPTPPGVAGEVTVTHLRTGDFPFVRYRTGDVAVLSDQRCSCGRGLPLIANLEGRSTDFVVAENGTVMHGLALIYVVRDIDGVDAFRIIQHSINQLEVLIVSNSWNASKQQQVVRGMQARLGSGVQVSVNVVDHIATEANGKFRYIISKVAS
- a CDS encoding sugar-transfer associated ATP-grasp domain-containing protein, whose translation is MFNDSKPPRFMQPMNFATLVALARWHAARDGIPAWRQILEAITLRLLRGHSIQYYYFARCYRRSLRWQEKWHHFSIPEYDRLCDRLNPHRATFRFKTIQKCLFLQTGIPTPHLIGYLHTNEGWSSTGQRLCDANDLSTVLAGYVGSDIIIKDAHGSGGEDCHAFTVVGNGAEILLRSGRQANLQPTSSIFSLLASHKHGYLIESRFEQHPQLAALNESSVNTIRVLVARAARDIKVVGAFLRVGSPGALVDNTAAGGLIVKLDEQRGVPLEITTGDLCRRQYSQFPGTELRCADVQLPFWQETLQLAVETLRRLPETGIAGLDIAIGIDGPAVLEINTNSPSILGFASFDKPGRMIFKTLDLPLN